The Chlorocebus sabaeus isolate Y175 chromosome 1, mChlSab1.0.hap1, whole genome shotgun sequence genome includes a region encoding these proteins:
- the TMEM25 gene encoding transmembrane protein 25 isoform X1 → MALPPGPATLRHTLLLLPALLSSEAPCCVPGWGELAPQIDGQTWAERALRENERHAFTCRVAGGPGTPRLAWYLDGQLQEASTSRLLSVGGEAFSGGTSTFTVTAHRAQHELNCSLQDPSSGRSANASVILNVQFKPEIAQVGAKYQEAQGPGLLVVLFALVRANPPANVTWIDQDGPVTVNTSDFLVLDAQNYPWLTNHTVQLQLRSLAHNLSVVATNDVGVTSASLPAPGLLATRVEVPLLGIVVAAGLALGTLVGFSTLVACLVCRKEKKTKGPSRRPSLISSDSNNLKLNNVRLPRENMSLPSNLQLNDLTPDSRAVKPADRQMAQNNSRPELLDPEPGGLLTSRGFIRLPMLGYIYRVSSVSSDEIWL, encoded by the exons ATGGCGCTGCCTCCAGGCCCAGCCACCCTCCGGCACACACTGCTGCTCCTGCCAGCCCTTCTGAGCTCAG AGGCCCCCTGCTGTGTTCCAGGTTGGGGGGAGTTGGCGCCACAAATAGATGGTCAGACCTGGGCTGAGCGGGCGCTTCGGGAGAATGAACGCCACGCCTTCACCTGCCGGGTGGCAGGGGGCCCTGGCACCCCCAGATTGGCCTGGTATCTGGATGGACAGCTGCAGGAGGCCAGCACCTCAAGACTGCTGAGCGTGGGAGGGGAGGCCTTCTCTGGAGGCACCAGCACCTTCACTGTCACTGCCCACCGGGCCCAGCATGAGCTCAACTGCTCCCTGCAGGACCCCAGCAGTGGCCGATCAGCCAACGCCTCTGTCATCCTCAATGTGCAAT TCAAGCCAGAGATTGCCCAAGTCGGCGCCAAGTACCAGGAAGCTCAGGGCCCAGGCCTCCTGGTTGTCCTGTTTGCCCTTGTGCGTGCCAACCCGCCTGCCAATGTCACCTGGATCGACCAGGATGGGCCAGTGACTGTCAACACCTCTGACTTCCTGGTGCTGGATGCGCAGAACTACCCCTGGCTCACCAACCATACGGTACAGCTGCAGCTCCGCAGCCTGGCACACAACCTCTCGGTGGTGGCCACCAATGATGTGGGTGTCACCAGTGCCTCACTTCCAGCCCCAG GGCTTCTGGCTACCCGGGTGGAAGTACCACTGCTGGGCATTGTTGTGGCTGCTGGGCTTGCCCTGGGCACCCTCGTGGGGTTCAGCACCTTGGTGGCCTGCCTGGTGtgtaggaaagagaagaaaaccaaag GCCCCTCCCGGCGCCCATCTCTTATATCAAG TGACTCCAACAACCTAAAACTCAACAACGTGCGCCTGCCACGGGAGAACATGTCCCTCCCGTCCAACCTTCAGCTCAATGACCTCACTCCAGATTCCAGAG CAGTGAAACCAGCAGACCGGCAGATGGCTCAGAACAACAGTCGGCCAGAGCTTCTGGACCCGGAGCCCGGCGGCCTCCTCACCAGCCGAG GTTTCATCCGCCTCCCAATGCTGGGCTATATCTATCGAGTATCCAGCGTGAGCAGTGATGAGATCTGGCTCTGA
- the TMEM25 gene encoding transmembrane protein 25 isoform X10: MALPPGPATLRHTLLLLPALLSSGGPGTPRLAWYLDGQLQEASTSRLLSVGGEAFSGGTSTFTVTAHRAQHELNCSLQDPSSGRSANASVILNVQFKPEIAQVGAKYQEAQGPGLLVVLFALVRANPPANVTWIDQDGPVTVNTSDFLVLDAQNYPWLTNHTVQLQLRSLAHNLSVVATNDVGVTSASLPAPGLLATRVEVPLLGIVVAAGLALGTLVGFSTLVACLVCRKEKKTKGPSRRPSLISSDSNNLKLNNVRLPRENMSLPSNLQLNDLTPDSRAVKPADRQMAQNNSRPELLDPEPGGLLTSRGLQSK; the protein is encoded by the exons ATGGCGCTGCCTCCAGGCCCAGCCACCCTCCGGCACACACTGCTGCTCCTGCCAGCCCTTCTGAGCTCAG GGGGCCCTGGCACCCCCAGATTGGCCTGGTATCTGGATGGACAGCTGCAGGAGGCCAGCACCTCAAGACTGCTGAGCGTGGGAGGGGAGGCCTTCTCTGGAGGCACCAGCACCTTCACTGTCACTGCCCACCGGGCCCAGCATGAGCTCAACTGCTCCCTGCAGGACCCCAGCAGTGGCCGATCAGCCAACGCCTCTGTCATCCTCAATGTGCAAT TCAAGCCAGAGATTGCCCAAGTCGGCGCCAAGTACCAGGAAGCTCAGGGCCCAGGCCTCCTGGTTGTCCTGTTTGCCCTTGTGCGTGCCAACCCGCCTGCCAATGTCACCTGGATCGACCAGGATGGGCCAGTGACTGTCAACACCTCTGACTTCCTGGTGCTGGATGCGCAGAACTACCCCTGGCTCACCAACCATACGGTACAGCTGCAGCTCCGCAGCCTGGCACACAACCTCTCGGTGGTGGCCACCAATGATGTGGGTGTCACCAGTGCCTCACTTCCAGCCCCAG GGCTTCTGGCTACCCGGGTGGAAGTACCACTGCTGGGCATTGTTGTGGCTGCTGGGCTTGCCCTGGGCACCCTCGTGGGGTTCAGCACCTTGGTGGCCTGCCTGGTGtgtaggaaagagaagaaaaccaaag GCCCCTCCCGGCGCCCATCTCTTATATCAAG TGACTCCAACAACCTAAAACTCAACAACGTGCGCCTGCCACGGGAGAACATGTCCCTCCCGTCCAACCTTCAGCTCAATGACCTCACTCCAGATTCCAGAG CAGTGAAACCAGCAGACCGGCAGATGGCTCAGAACAACAGTCGGCCAGAGCTTCTGGACCCGGAGCCCGGCGGCCTCCTCACCAGCCGAG GGTTACAGAGCAAGTAG
- the TMEM25 gene encoding transmembrane protein 25 isoform X9 has protein sequence MALPPGPATLRHTLLLLPALLSSGWGELAPQIDGQTWAERALRENERHAFTCRVAGGPGTPRLAWYLDGQLQEASTSRLLSVGGEAFSGGTSTFTVTAHRAQHELNCSLQDPSSGRSANASVILNVQFKPEIAQVGAKYQEAQGPGLLVVLFALVRANPPANVTWIDQDGPVTVNTSDFLVLDAQNYPWLTNHTVQLQLRSLAHNLSVVATNDVGVTSASLPAPGPSRRPSLISSDSNNLKLNNVRLPRENMSLPSNLQLNDLTPDSRVKPADRQMAQNNSRPELLDPEPGGLLTSRGFIRLPMLGYIYRVSSVSSDEIWL, from the exons ATGGCGCTGCCTCCAGGCCCAGCCACCCTCCGGCACACACTGCTGCTCCTGCCAGCCCTTCTGAGCTCAG GTTGGGGGGAGTTGGCGCCACAAATAGATGGTCAGACCTGGGCTGAGCGGGCGCTTCGGGAGAATGAACGCCACGCCTTCACCTGCCGGGTGGCAGGGGGCCCTGGCACCCCCAGATTGGCCTGGTATCTGGATGGACAGCTGCAGGAGGCCAGCACCTCAAGACTGCTGAGCGTGGGAGGGGAGGCCTTCTCTGGAGGCACCAGCACCTTCACTGTCACTGCCCACCGGGCCCAGCATGAGCTCAACTGCTCCCTGCAGGACCCCAGCAGTGGCCGATCAGCCAACGCCTCTGTCATCCTCAATGTGCAAT TCAAGCCAGAGATTGCCCAAGTCGGCGCCAAGTACCAGGAAGCTCAGGGCCCAGGCCTCCTGGTTGTCCTGTTTGCCCTTGTGCGTGCCAACCCGCCTGCCAATGTCACCTGGATCGACCAGGATGGGCCAGTGACTGTCAACACCTCTGACTTCCTGGTGCTGGATGCGCAGAACTACCCCTGGCTCACCAACCATACGGTACAGCTGCAGCTCCGCAGCCTGGCACACAACCTCTCGGTGGTGGCCACCAATGATGTGGGTGTCACCAGTGCCTCACTTCCAGCCCCAG GCCCCTCCCGGCGCCCATCTCTTATATCAAG TGACTCCAACAACCTAAAACTCAACAACGTGCGCCTGCCACGGGAGAACATGTCCCTCCCGTCCAACCTTCAGCTCAATGACCTCACTCCAGATTCCAGAG TGAAACCAGCAGACCGGCAGATGGCTCAGAACAACAGTCGGCCAGAGCTTCTGGACCCGGAGCCCGGCGGCCTCCTCACCAGCCGAG GTTTCATCCGCCTCCCAATGCTGGGCTATATCTATCGAGTATCCAGCGTGAGCAGTGATGAGATCTGGCTCTGA
- the TMEM25 gene encoding transmembrane protein 25 isoform X5, protein MALPPGPATLRHTLLLLPALLSSEAPCCVPGWGELAPQIDGQTWAERALRENERHAFTCRVAGGPGTPRLAWYLDGQLQEASTSRLLSVGGEAFSGGTSTFTVTAHRAQHELNCSLQDPSSGRSANASVILNVQFKPEIAQVGAKYQEAQGPGLLVVLFALVRANPPANVTWIDQDGPVTVNTSDFLVLDAQNYPWLTNHTVQLQLRSLAHNLSVVATNDVGVTSASLPAPGLLATRVEVPLLGIVVAAGLALGTLVGFSTLVACLVCRKEKKTKGPSRRPSLISSDSNNLKLNNVRLPRENMSLPSNLQLNDLTPDSRAVKPADRQMAQNNSRPELLDPEPGGLLTSRGLQSK, encoded by the exons ATGGCGCTGCCTCCAGGCCCAGCCACCCTCCGGCACACACTGCTGCTCCTGCCAGCCCTTCTGAGCTCAG AGGCCCCCTGCTGTGTTCCAGGTTGGGGGGAGTTGGCGCCACAAATAGATGGTCAGACCTGGGCTGAGCGGGCGCTTCGGGAGAATGAACGCCACGCCTTCACCTGCCGGGTGGCAGGGGGCCCTGGCACCCCCAGATTGGCCTGGTATCTGGATGGACAGCTGCAGGAGGCCAGCACCTCAAGACTGCTGAGCGTGGGAGGGGAGGCCTTCTCTGGAGGCACCAGCACCTTCACTGTCACTGCCCACCGGGCCCAGCATGAGCTCAACTGCTCCCTGCAGGACCCCAGCAGTGGCCGATCAGCCAACGCCTCTGTCATCCTCAATGTGCAAT TCAAGCCAGAGATTGCCCAAGTCGGCGCCAAGTACCAGGAAGCTCAGGGCCCAGGCCTCCTGGTTGTCCTGTTTGCCCTTGTGCGTGCCAACCCGCCTGCCAATGTCACCTGGATCGACCAGGATGGGCCAGTGACTGTCAACACCTCTGACTTCCTGGTGCTGGATGCGCAGAACTACCCCTGGCTCACCAACCATACGGTACAGCTGCAGCTCCGCAGCCTGGCACACAACCTCTCGGTGGTGGCCACCAATGATGTGGGTGTCACCAGTGCCTCACTTCCAGCCCCAG GGCTTCTGGCTACCCGGGTGGAAGTACCACTGCTGGGCATTGTTGTGGCTGCTGGGCTTGCCCTGGGCACCCTCGTGGGGTTCAGCACCTTGGTGGCCTGCCTGGTGtgtaggaaagagaagaaaaccaaag GCCCCTCCCGGCGCCCATCTCTTATATCAAG TGACTCCAACAACCTAAAACTCAACAACGTGCGCCTGCCACGGGAGAACATGTCCCTCCCGTCCAACCTTCAGCTCAATGACCTCACTCCAGATTCCAGAG CAGTGAAACCAGCAGACCGGCAGATGGCTCAGAACAACAGTCGGCCAGAGCTTCTGGACCCGGAGCCCGGCGGCCTCCTCACCAGCCGAG GGTTACAGAGCAAGTAG
- the TMEM25 gene encoding transmembrane protein 25 isoform X6 produces the protein MALPPGPATLRHTLLLLPALLSSEAPCCVPGWGELAPQIDGQTWAERALRENERHAFTCRVAGGPGTPRLAWYLDGQLQEASTSRLLSVGGEAFSGGTSTFTVTAHRAQHELNCSLQDPSSGRSANASVILNVQFKPEIAQVGAKYQEAQGPGLLVVLFALVRANPPANVTWIDQDGPVTVNTSDFLVLDAQNYPWLTNHTVQLQLRSLAHNLSVVATNDVGVTSASLPAPGLLATRVEVPLLGIVVAAGLALGTLVGFSTLVACLVCRKEKKTKGPSRRPSLISSDSNNLKLNNVRLPRENMSLPSNLQLNDLTPDSRVKPADRQMAQNNSRPELLDPEPGGLLTSRGLQSK, from the exons ATGGCGCTGCCTCCAGGCCCAGCCACCCTCCGGCACACACTGCTGCTCCTGCCAGCCCTTCTGAGCTCAG AGGCCCCCTGCTGTGTTCCAGGTTGGGGGGAGTTGGCGCCACAAATAGATGGTCAGACCTGGGCTGAGCGGGCGCTTCGGGAGAATGAACGCCACGCCTTCACCTGCCGGGTGGCAGGGGGCCCTGGCACCCCCAGATTGGCCTGGTATCTGGATGGACAGCTGCAGGAGGCCAGCACCTCAAGACTGCTGAGCGTGGGAGGGGAGGCCTTCTCTGGAGGCACCAGCACCTTCACTGTCACTGCCCACCGGGCCCAGCATGAGCTCAACTGCTCCCTGCAGGACCCCAGCAGTGGCCGATCAGCCAACGCCTCTGTCATCCTCAATGTGCAAT TCAAGCCAGAGATTGCCCAAGTCGGCGCCAAGTACCAGGAAGCTCAGGGCCCAGGCCTCCTGGTTGTCCTGTTTGCCCTTGTGCGTGCCAACCCGCCTGCCAATGTCACCTGGATCGACCAGGATGGGCCAGTGACTGTCAACACCTCTGACTTCCTGGTGCTGGATGCGCAGAACTACCCCTGGCTCACCAACCATACGGTACAGCTGCAGCTCCGCAGCCTGGCACACAACCTCTCGGTGGTGGCCACCAATGATGTGGGTGTCACCAGTGCCTCACTTCCAGCCCCAG GGCTTCTGGCTACCCGGGTGGAAGTACCACTGCTGGGCATTGTTGTGGCTGCTGGGCTTGCCCTGGGCACCCTCGTGGGGTTCAGCACCTTGGTGGCCTGCCTGGTGtgtaggaaagagaagaaaaccaaag GCCCCTCCCGGCGCCCATCTCTTATATCAAG TGACTCCAACAACCTAAAACTCAACAACGTGCGCCTGCCACGGGAGAACATGTCCCTCCCGTCCAACCTTCAGCTCAATGACCTCACTCCAGATTCCAGAG TGAAACCAGCAGACCGGCAGATGGCTCAGAACAACAGTCGGCCAGAGCTTCTGGACCCGGAGCCCGGCGGCCTCCTCACCAGCCGAG GGTTACAGAGCAAGTAG
- the TMEM25 gene encoding transmembrane protein 25 isoform X8, with the protein MALPPGPATLRHTLLLLPALLSSGWGELAPQIDGQTWAERALRENERHAFTCRVAGGPGTPRLAWYLDGQLQEASTSRLLSVGGEAFSGGTSTFTVTAHRAQHELNCSLQDPSSGRSANASVILNVQFKPEIAQVGAKYQEAQGPGLLVVLFALVRANPPANVTWIDQDGPVTVNTSDFLVLDAQNYPWLTNHTVQLQLRSLAHNLSVVATNDVGVTSASLPAPGPSRRPSLISSDSNNLKLNNVRLPRENMSLPSNLQLNDLTPDSRAVKPADRQMAQNNSRPELLDPEPGGLLTSRGFIRLPMLGYIYRVSSVSSDEIWL; encoded by the exons ATGGCGCTGCCTCCAGGCCCAGCCACCCTCCGGCACACACTGCTGCTCCTGCCAGCCCTTCTGAGCTCAG GTTGGGGGGAGTTGGCGCCACAAATAGATGGTCAGACCTGGGCTGAGCGGGCGCTTCGGGAGAATGAACGCCACGCCTTCACCTGCCGGGTGGCAGGGGGCCCTGGCACCCCCAGATTGGCCTGGTATCTGGATGGACAGCTGCAGGAGGCCAGCACCTCAAGACTGCTGAGCGTGGGAGGGGAGGCCTTCTCTGGAGGCACCAGCACCTTCACTGTCACTGCCCACCGGGCCCAGCATGAGCTCAACTGCTCCCTGCAGGACCCCAGCAGTGGCCGATCAGCCAACGCCTCTGTCATCCTCAATGTGCAAT TCAAGCCAGAGATTGCCCAAGTCGGCGCCAAGTACCAGGAAGCTCAGGGCCCAGGCCTCCTGGTTGTCCTGTTTGCCCTTGTGCGTGCCAACCCGCCTGCCAATGTCACCTGGATCGACCAGGATGGGCCAGTGACTGTCAACACCTCTGACTTCCTGGTGCTGGATGCGCAGAACTACCCCTGGCTCACCAACCATACGGTACAGCTGCAGCTCCGCAGCCTGGCACACAACCTCTCGGTGGTGGCCACCAATGATGTGGGTGTCACCAGTGCCTCACTTCCAGCCCCAG GCCCCTCCCGGCGCCCATCTCTTATATCAAG TGACTCCAACAACCTAAAACTCAACAACGTGCGCCTGCCACGGGAGAACATGTCCCTCCCGTCCAACCTTCAGCTCAATGACCTCACTCCAGATTCCAGAG CAGTGAAACCAGCAGACCGGCAGATGGCTCAGAACAACAGTCGGCCAGAGCTTCTGGACCCGGAGCCCGGCGGCCTCCTCACCAGCCGAG GTTTCATCCGCCTCCCAATGCTGGGCTATATCTATCGAGTATCCAGCGTGAGCAGTGATGAGATCTGGCTCTGA
- the TMEM25 gene encoding transmembrane protein 25 isoform X3, protein MALPPGPATLRHTLLLLPALLSSGWGELAPQIDGQTWAERALRENERHAFTCRVAGGPGTPRLAWYLDGQLQEASTSRLLSVGGEAFSGGTSTFTVTAHRAQHELNCSLQDPSSGRSANASVILNVQFKPEIAQVGAKYQEAQGPGLLVVLFALVRANPPANVTWIDQDGPVTVNTSDFLVLDAQNYPWLTNHTVQLQLRSLAHNLSVVATNDVGVTSASLPAPGLLATRVEVPLLGIVVAAGLALGTLVGFSTLVACLVCRKEKKTKGPSRRPSLISSDSNNLKLNNVRLPRENMSLPSNLQLNDLTPDSRAVKPADRQMAQNNSRPELLDPEPGGLLTSRGFIRLPMLGYIYRVSSVSSDEIWL, encoded by the exons ATGGCGCTGCCTCCAGGCCCAGCCACCCTCCGGCACACACTGCTGCTCCTGCCAGCCCTTCTGAGCTCAG GTTGGGGGGAGTTGGCGCCACAAATAGATGGTCAGACCTGGGCTGAGCGGGCGCTTCGGGAGAATGAACGCCACGCCTTCACCTGCCGGGTGGCAGGGGGCCCTGGCACCCCCAGATTGGCCTGGTATCTGGATGGACAGCTGCAGGAGGCCAGCACCTCAAGACTGCTGAGCGTGGGAGGGGAGGCCTTCTCTGGAGGCACCAGCACCTTCACTGTCACTGCCCACCGGGCCCAGCATGAGCTCAACTGCTCCCTGCAGGACCCCAGCAGTGGCCGATCAGCCAACGCCTCTGTCATCCTCAATGTGCAAT TCAAGCCAGAGATTGCCCAAGTCGGCGCCAAGTACCAGGAAGCTCAGGGCCCAGGCCTCCTGGTTGTCCTGTTTGCCCTTGTGCGTGCCAACCCGCCTGCCAATGTCACCTGGATCGACCAGGATGGGCCAGTGACTGTCAACACCTCTGACTTCCTGGTGCTGGATGCGCAGAACTACCCCTGGCTCACCAACCATACGGTACAGCTGCAGCTCCGCAGCCTGGCACACAACCTCTCGGTGGTGGCCACCAATGATGTGGGTGTCACCAGTGCCTCACTTCCAGCCCCAG GGCTTCTGGCTACCCGGGTGGAAGTACCACTGCTGGGCATTGTTGTGGCTGCTGGGCTTGCCCTGGGCACCCTCGTGGGGTTCAGCACCTTGGTGGCCTGCCTGGTGtgtaggaaagagaagaaaaccaaag GCCCCTCCCGGCGCCCATCTCTTATATCAAG TGACTCCAACAACCTAAAACTCAACAACGTGCGCCTGCCACGGGAGAACATGTCCCTCCCGTCCAACCTTCAGCTCAATGACCTCACTCCAGATTCCAGAG CAGTGAAACCAGCAGACCGGCAGATGGCTCAGAACAACAGTCGGCCAGAGCTTCTGGACCCGGAGCCCGGCGGCCTCCTCACCAGCCGAG GTTTCATCCGCCTCCCAATGCTGGGCTATATCTATCGAGTATCCAGCGTGAGCAGTGATGAGATCTGGCTCTGA
- the TMEM25 gene encoding transmembrane protein 25 isoform X4: MALPPGPATLRHTLLLLPALLSSGWGELAPQIDGQTWAERALRENERHAFTCRVAGGPGTPRLAWYLDGQLQEASTSRLLSVGGEAFSGGTSTFTVTAHRAQHELNCSLQDPSSGRSANASVILNVQFKPEIAQVGAKYQEAQGPGLLVVLFALVRANPPANVTWIDQDGPVTVNTSDFLVLDAQNYPWLTNHTVQLQLRSLAHNLSVVATNDVGVTSASLPAPGLLATRVEVPLLGIVVAAGLALGTLVGFSTLVACLVCRKEKKTKGPSRRPSLISSDSNNLKLNNVRLPRENMSLPSNLQLNDLTPDSRVKPADRQMAQNNSRPELLDPEPGGLLTSRGFIRLPMLGYIYRVSSVSSDEIWL; encoded by the exons ATGGCGCTGCCTCCAGGCCCAGCCACCCTCCGGCACACACTGCTGCTCCTGCCAGCCCTTCTGAGCTCAG GTTGGGGGGAGTTGGCGCCACAAATAGATGGTCAGACCTGGGCTGAGCGGGCGCTTCGGGAGAATGAACGCCACGCCTTCACCTGCCGGGTGGCAGGGGGCCCTGGCACCCCCAGATTGGCCTGGTATCTGGATGGACAGCTGCAGGAGGCCAGCACCTCAAGACTGCTGAGCGTGGGAGGGGAGGCCTTCTCTGGAGGCACCAGCACCTTCACTGTCACTGCCCACCGGGCCCAGCATGAGCTCAACTGCTCCCTGCAGGACCCCAGCAGTGGCCGATCAGCCAACGCCTCTGTCATCCTCAATGTGCAAT TCAAGCCAGAGATTGCCCAAGTCGGCGCCAAGTACCAGGAAGCTCAGGGCCCAGGCCTCCTGGTTGTCCTGTTTGCCCTTGTGCGTGCCAACCCGCCTGCCAATGTCACCTGGATCGACCAGGATGGGCCAGTGACTGTCAACACCTCTGACTTCCTGGTGCTGGATGCGCAGAACTACCCCTGGCTCACCAACCATACGGTACAGCTGCAGCTCCGCAGCCTGGCACACAACCTCTCGGTGGTGGCCACCAATGATGTGGGTGTCACCAGTGCCTCACTTCCAGCCCCAG GGCTTCTGGCTACCCGGGTGGAAGTACCACTGCTGGGCATTGTTGTGGCTGCTGGGCTTGCCCTGGGCACCCTCGTGGGGTTCAGCACCTTGGTGGCCTGCCTGGTGtgtaggaaagagaagaaaaccaaag GCCCCTCCCGGCGCCCATCTCTTATATCAAG TGACTCCAACAACCTAAAACTCAACAACGTGCGCCTGCCACGGGAGAACATGTCCCTCCCGTCCAACCTTCAGCTCAATGACCTCACTCCAGATTCCAGAG TGAAACCAGCAGACCGGCAGATGGCTCAGAACAACAGTCGGCCAGAGCTTCTGGACCCGGAGCCCGGCGGCCTCCTCACCAGCCGAG GTTTCATCCGCCTCCCAATGCTGGGCTATATCTATCGAGTATCCAGCGTGAGCAGTGATGAGATCTGGCTCTGA
- the TMEM25 gene encoding transmembrane protein 25 isoform X7: MALPPGPATLRHTLLLLPALLSSGGPGTPRLAWYLDGQLQEASTSRLLSVGGEAFSGGTSTFTVTAHRAQHELNCSLQDPSSGRSANASVILNVQFKPEIAQVGAKYQEAQGPGLLVVLFALVRANPPANVTWIDQDGPVTVNTSDFLVLDAQNYPWLTNHTVQLQLRSLAHNLSVVATNDVGVTSASLPAPGLLATRVEVPLLGIVVAAGLALGTLVGFSTLVACLVCRKEKKTKGPSRRPSLISSDSNNLKLNNVRLPRENMSLPSNLQLNDLTPDSRAVKPADRQMAQNNSRPELLDPEPGGLLTSRGFIRLPMLGYIYRVSSVSSDEIWL, from the exons ATGGCGCTGCCTCCAGGCCCAGCCACCCTCCGGCACACACTGCTGCTCCTGCCAGCCCTTCTGAGCTCAG GGGGCCCTGGCACCCCCAGATTGGCCTGGTATCTGGATGGACAGCTGCAGGAGGCCAGCACCTCAAGACTGCTGAGCGTGGGAGGGGAGGCCTTCTCTGGAGGCACCAGCACCTTCACTGTCACTGCCCACCGGGCCCAGCATGAGCTCAACTGCTCCCTGCAGGACCCCAGCAGTGGCCGATCAGCCAACGCCTCTGTCATCCTCAATGTGCAAT TCAAGCCAGAGATTGCCCAAGTCGGCGCCAAGTACCAGGAAGCTCAGGGCCCAGGCCTCCTGGTTGTCCTGTTTGCCCTTGTGCGTGCCAACCCGCCTGCCAATGTCACCTGGATCGACCAGGATGGGCCAGTGACTGTCAACACCTCTGACTTCCTGGTGCTGGATGCGCAGAACTACCCCTGGCTCACCAACCATACGGTACAGCTGCAGCTCCGCAGCCTGGCACACAACCTCTCGGTGGTGGCCACCAATGATGTGGGTGTCACCAGTGCCTCACTTCCAGCCCCAG GGCTTCTGGCTACCCGGGTGGAAGTACCACTGCTGGGCATTGTTGTGGCTGCTGGGCTTGCCCTGGGCACCCTCGTGGGGTTCAGCACCTTGGTGGCCTGCCTGGTGtgtaggaaagagaagaaaaccaaag GCCCCTCCCGGCGCCCATCTCTTATATCAAG TGACTCCAACAACCTAAAACTCAACAACGTGCGCCTGCCACGGGAGAACATGTCCCTCCCGTCCAACCTTCAGCTCAATGACCTCACTCCAGATTCCAGAG CAGTGAAACCAGCAGACCGGCAGATGGCTCAGAACAACAGTCGGCCAGAGCTTCTGGACCCGGAGCCCGGCGGCCTCCTCACCAGCCGAG GTTTCATCCGCCTCCCAATGCTGGGCTATATCTATCGAGTATCCAGCGTGAGCAGTGATGAGATCTGGCTCTGA
- the TMEM25 gene encoding transmembrane protein 25 isoform X2 — translation MALPPGPATLRHTLLLLPALLSSEAPCCVPGWGELAPQIDGQTWAERALRENERHAFTCRVAGGPGTPRLAWYLDGQLQEASTSRLLSVGGEAFSGGTSTFTVTAHRAQHELNCSLQDPSSGRSANASVILNVQFKPEIAQVGAKYQEAQGPGLLVVLFALVRANPPANVTWIDQDGPVTVNTSDFLVLDAQNYPWLTNHTVQLQLRSLAHNLSVVATNDVGVTSASLPAPGLLATRVEVPLLGIVVAAGLALGTLVGFSTLVACLVCRKEKKTKGPSRRPSLISSDSNNLKLNNVRLPRENMSLPSNLQLNDLTPDSRVKPADRQMAQNNSRPELLDPEPGGLLTSRGFIRLPMLGYIYRVSSVSSDEIWL, via the exons ATGGCGCTGCCTCCAGGCCCAGCCACCCTCCGGCACACACTGCTGCTCCTGCCAGCCCTTCTGAGCTCAG AGGCCCCCTGCTGTGTTCCAGGTTGGGGGGAGTTGGCGCCACAAATAGATGGTCAGACCTGGGCTGAGCGGGCGCTTCGGGAGAATGAACGCCACGCCTTCACCTGCCGGGTGGCAGGGGGCCCTGGCACCCCCAGATTGGCCTGGTATCTGGATGGACAGCTGCAGGAGGCCAGCACCTCAAGACTGCTGAGCGTGGGAGGGGAGGCCTTCTCTGGAGGCACCAGCACCTTCACTGTCACTGCCCACCGGGCCCAGCATGAGCTCAACTGCTCCCTGCAGGACCCCAGCAGTGGCCGATCAGCCAACGCCTCTGTCATCCTCAATGTGCAAT TCAAGCCAGAGATTGCCCAAGTCGGCGCCAAGTACCAGGAAGCTCAGGGCCCAGGCCTCCTGGTTGTCCTGTTTGCCCTTGTGCGTGCCAACCCGCCTGCCAATGTCACCTGGATCGACCAGGATGGGCCAGTGACTGTCAACACCTCTGACTTCCTGGTGCTGGATGCGCAGAACTACCCCTGGCTCACCAACCATACGGTACAGCTGCAGCTCCGCAGCCTGGCACACAACCTCTCGGTGGTGGCCACCAATGATGTGGGTGTCACCAGTGCCTCACTTCCAGCCCCAG GGCTTCTGGCTACCCGGGTGGAAGTACCACTGCTGGGCATTGTTGTGGCTGCTGGGCTTGCCCTGGGCACCCTCGTGGGGTTCAGCACCTTGGTGGCCTGCCTGGTGtgtaggaaagagaagaaaaccaaag GCCCCTCCCGGCGCCCATCTCTTATATCAAG TGACTCCAACAACCTAAAACTCAACAACGTGCGCCTGCCACGGGAGAACATGTCCCTCCCGTCCAACCTTCAGCTCAATGACCTCACTCCAGATTCCAGAG TGAAACCAGCAGACCGGCAGATGGCTCAGAACAACAGTCGGCCAGAGCTTCTGGACCCGGAGCCCGGCGGCCTCCTCACCAGCCGAG GTTTCATCCGCCTCCCAATGCTGGGCTATATCTATCGAGTATCCAGCGTGAGCAGTGATGAGATCTGGCTCTGA